In Cyanobacteriota bacterium, one DNA window encodes the following:
- a CDS encoding response regulator has protein sequence MLVDAQLKRILLVEDNRGDIRLIQEALKSTSVSCEVIITRDGVEAMTYLRQDGDYRDAVRPDLILLDLNLPKKDGREVLAEIKADPVLQHIPIIVLTTSRDEDDIIKSYDLHVNCYISKSRNLAQLFKIVRGIEEFWLETATLPPSGMPPIAAG, from the coding sequence ATGCTAGTGGACGCACAACTCAAACGTATCCTTTTGGTCGAAGATAACCGGGGTGATATTCGCCTCATTCAGGAAGCATTGAAAAGTACGTCAGTTTCCTGTGAGGTGATCATCACCCGCGATGGTGTAGAAGCAATGACCTATCTGCGGCAGGATGGGGACTATCGAGATGCAGTGCGTCCTGACCTTATCCTGCTAGATTTGAACTTGCCGAAAAAAGATGGCCGGGAAGTGCTAGCAGAAATCAAGGCTGATCCAGTTCTCCAGCATATTCCCATCATTGTGTTGACAACCTCGCGCGATGAAGATGACATCATCAAAAGCTACGATTTACACGTGAACTGTTACATTTCTAAGTCGCGCAACTTAGCTCAGTTATTCAAAATTGTTCGGGGAATTGAGGAATTTTGGTTAGAAACAGCGACATTACCTCCATCTGGGATGCCTCCGATCGCGGCTGGGTAG
- a CDS encoding response regulator has product MLNIGTITLAVQVVPMAVSTVERFILVVDANSEHVRTITTALTESRNPYRLVAIARGDEALEFLTRQGQHTTAPRPDLILLDLDLPDTNGLDILTAIKQNAHLRRIPIIVFTVSDRREDIFRSYALQGNCYVIKSRDLHNLSEIVQRIEEFWLGIVTLPLE; this is encoded by the coding sequence ATGTTAAATATCGGAACTATCACCCTAGCTGTGCAGGTTGTCCCGATGGCAGTATCCACCGTTGAGCGCTTCATCCTAGTTGTTGATGCTAATTCTGAGCACGTTCGCACCATTACTACGGCTCTAACAGAGAGTCGAAATCCCTACCGCCTCGTGGCGATCGCCCGTGGTGACGAAGCCCTAGAATTCCTAACTCGTCAAGGACAGCACACCACAGCTCCCCGCCCTGATCTCATTCTGTTAGACCTCGATTTACCAGACACTAACGGACTCGACATCCTAACGGCTATCAAGCAAAATGCACACCTGCGGCGCATTCCCATTATTGTGTTTACCGTCAGCGATCGCAGGGAAGACATTTTCAGAAGCTATGCCTTACAGGGCAACTGCTACGTCATCAAATCTCGTGACTTGCACAACCTGTCAGAAATCGTGCAGCGAATTGAAGAATTTTGGTTAGGAATTGTGACATTGCCATTAGAGTAA
- a CDS encoding family 10 glycosylhydrolase, with product MPVLIPCPARWLQPVILFAVVLLAILGGQHLSFTPAIAQAATCRFPASAAAQKREYLRRAVAGDRDAQSRYAAIVAQHAQQLQQCRSQAWPAQQGIWMRLYPCDARVGGVEDVLDRIVNLGYNEVYIEVFYSGQVLLPRNNNPTPWIPVLRNAGLENRDLLAEAIQKGRDRGLKVYAWLFTMNFGQTYARVPGRQAAIARNGRGQTSLEVAHAASFGIDINSINTEELFIDPYSPIARADYIRLVEAVAQRRPDGVLFDYIRYPKGRGSNSIATRATDLWIYSEASRQALYNRALNEKGYALIQRFLSQGYITQNDIDTVDKQYPYELEPMWHGRSPMNIRPLPPAAVRQPVLQQELWYLAVAHAVQGVVDFLHTAIDPLLRARITSGVVFFPDGNQVIGQGYDSRLQAWERFPAFMEWHPMAYATCNDARCIIDQVLRVLANAPQGTQVKPVLAGAWGQSVRNRPPLESQMQALRQTVPQLRGVSHFAYSWQEPEVDRQRRSCRL from the coding sequence ATGCCCGTGCTGATTCCATGCCCAGCTAGGTGGTTGCAACCAGTGATTCTATTTGCGGTAGTTCTATTGGCAATTCTTGGTGGTCAGCACTTGTCATTTACCCCTGCGATCGCGCAGGCCGCGACCTGTCGTTTCCCAGCATCAGCGGCTGCTCAAAAGCGGGAGTATTTACGCAGAGCTGTTGCAGGCGATAGAGATGCCCAAAGCCGCTACGCTGCGATCGTGGCCCAACATGCCCAACAGTTACAACAATGTCGGAGTCAAGCATGGCCTGCACAACAGGGCATCTGGATGCGGCTATATCCCTGTGATGCTCGTGTTGGAGGTGTCGAGGATGTACTCGATCGCATTGTCAACCTGGGGTATAACGAAGTCTACATCGAAGTGTTCTACAGCGGACAAGTCTTGCTGCCTCGCAACAACAACCCCACTCCTTGGATCCCAGTGCTGCGGAATGCAGGGTTAGAAAACCGTGATCTCTTGGCTGAAGCCATTCAAAAAGGGCGTGATCGGGGGCTAAAAGTCTATGCGTGGCTGTTTACCATGAACTTTGGTCAAACCTATGCTCGAGTCCCTGGGCGACAGGCTGCTATTGCCCGCAATGGTCGAGGACAAACCTCATTAGAAGTGGCTCATGCGGCTAGTTTTGGGATTGATATAAATAGCATTAACACTGAAGAGCTATTCATCGATCCCTATAGCCCTATTGCCAGGGCGGATTATATTCGCCTAGTAGAAGCTGTTGCCCAGCGCCGACCTGATGGTGTGTTGTTTGACTACATTCGCTACCCCAAAGGCCGAGGAAGTAATTCCATCGCTACTAGGGCAACTGACCTATGGATTTATAGTGAAGCATCCCGGCAAGCTCTGTACAACAGAGCCTTAAACGAAAAGGGATATGCGCTGATTCAGCGATTTCTCAGCCAAGGGTATATTACGCAAAATGATATTGATACCGTGGACAAACAATATCCCTATGAGCTAGAGCCAATGTGGCATGGACGATCGCCCATGAATATTCGGCCTCTACCCCCTGCTGCTGTTCGTCAGCCTGTGTTGCAACAAGAGCTATGGTATTTAGCTGTGGCTCATGCTGTGCAAGGTGTTGTGGATTTTTTGCATACTGCGATCGACCCACTGCTTCGTGCCCGCATTACCTCCGGGGTTGTGTTTTTTCCGGATGGCAATCAGGTTATTGGCCAGGGCTATGATTCACGGCTGCAAGCTTGGGAACGATTTCCAGCATTCATGGAATGGCACCCTATGGCCTATGCCACCTGTAACGATGCTCGTTGCATTATTGACCAAGTGCTTCGAGTCTTGGCAAACGCTCCCCAAGGAACTCAGGTGAAACCAGTGTTAGCTGGAGCATGGGGACAATCAGTGCGTAACCGTCCCCCCTTAGAGTCACAGATGCAAGCCCTACGACAAACTGTGCCCCAGTTACGCGGAGTTAGTCACTTTGCCTATTCATGGCAGGAACCGGAGGTCGATCGCCAACGCCGCTCCTGTCGATTGTAG
- a CDS encoding helix-turn-helix domain-containing protein has translation MTPPKLSDADKQAIVELYRLPEETASTIAHRYGVSPTTVGRILKAGLASEEYEMLAQQKRSPRSVLGAPLSDSPLVDHHEATDDEITEDVAAEASKTALDHTIDAEDEGDNNPLSIDDGAGSDDGSSLESPPRLRRRRSSALAELSDTLAANNDLAAESLIELSSTTDHEFFSPIDEDVDEDELDAEMDADLDSDDIDDDADPLFEEDFDDDDLTDDDDNSGSFMLRQLPDETVQVLPFSEAVLPKTVYLVVDRTSELVTHPLKDFGDLGNIPPSEIQETTLPVFDNHRVARRFSKKNQKVIKVPDGKLLTKASVQLQAKGITRLLIDGHIYAI, from the coding sequence ATGACTCCTCCTAAGTTATCTGATGCTGATAAACAGGCGATCGTCGAATTGTATCGCTTGCCTGAAGAGACAGCTTCGACCATTGCTCATCGGTATGGGGTGAGTCCAACAACGGTTGGTCGCATCCTGAAGGCTGGCTTGGCAAGTGAGGAGTATGAGATGCTAGCGCAACAAAAGCGATCGCCACGATCGGTGCTGGGGGCACCTTTGTCAGATAGTCCCTTGGTAGACCATCATGAGGCAACCGATGATGAGATTACTGAAGATGTGGCGGCTGAAGCCTCCAAAACTGCCCTGGATCATACAATCGATGCCGAAGACGAGGGCGATAATAACCCTTTGAGTATTGATGATGGAGCAGGCTCTGACGATGGTTCTAGTTTGGAGTCGCCGCCACGGCTTAGACGGCGACGATCGTCAGCACTAGCCGAATTATCTGATACTCTGGCTGCCAATAACGACTTGGCGGCAGAGTCCCTTATAGAGCTATCCTCAACCACAGACCACGAGTTTTTTTCTCCTATAGATGAGGATGTAGATGAGGATGAGTTAGACGCAGAGATGGATGCTGACTTAGATAGTGATGACATTGATGACGATGCAGACCCACTATTTGAGGAAGATTTTGATGACGATGATCTCACCGATGACGATGACAACTCCGGTAGTTTTATGCTTCGTCAACTACCCGATGAAACTGTGCAGGTCTTACCATTCTCAGAGGCAGTCCTACCCAAAACAGTTTATCTAGTTGTCGATCGCACCTCTGAGTTGGTCACCCATCCCCTTAAGGATTTTGGCGATTTAGGTAACATACCACCCTCGGAAATTCAAGAGACAACCCTGCCTGTGTTTGACAATCACCGCGTAGCCCGACGATTTTCTAAAAAAAACCAGAAGGTAATCAAAGTTCCTGATGGCAAGCTTCTTACTAAAGCATCTGTTCAGCTTCAAGCTAAGGGCATTACTCGCCTGTTAATCGATGGGCACATCTATGCTATCTGA